A region of Denticeps clupeoides chromosome 19, fDenClu1.1, whole genome shotgun sequence DNA encodes the following proteins:
- the LOC114769655 gene encoding MARVEL domain-containing protein 3, giving the protein MTRSLSRLRPFEKVIDSLVGFDSATRLLGGRGRAAGVRLGSSSRVNSMSDPSRHRQQNERPPSQSRSAAARPRPSQRRPPREEYEESKCSYMCSRRGIVLICAVLTNALVLICVVAAMMSMSGMSAAGGLSSGSFNLDAQLPFEGTELQQVRDLDMQYSQMRAPGVYGGVTFSLVMGVVSLLFVVSGGKPAYALPRRLLIGTLAFQAAGAVAYVVAVALYLHFVTGVNSTDVCKKRERLYAGRGHTWMNCSVSGGDAAVALFGVITAILYAAGAFLTYVTLRNVTDFHREQQQRNSTRTHTHTPSDTNTQYSDKTYI; this is encoded by the exons ATGACTCGTTCGCTCAGTCGGCTCCGTCCGTTCGAGAAAGTGATCGATTCTCTGGTTGGATTCGACTCCGCGACACGCCTcctgggtgggcgtggccgagccgCAG GAGTCCGTTTAGGTTCCAGTTCCAGAGTAAACAGCATGAGCGACCCGTCCAGACACCGGCAGCAGAATGAACG GCCACCGTCCCAGTCCCGCTCCGCCGCCGCTCGGCCCAGACCCTCCCAGCGACGCCCGCCTCGAGAGGAGTACGAAGAGTCGAAATGCAGCTACATGTGCTCCAGGAGAG GTATCGTGCTGATCTGCGCCGTCCTGACGAACGCGCTGGTGTTGATCTGCGTGGTGGCGGCCATGATGTCCATGTCGGGGATGTCCGCAGCGGGCGGCCTGTCCAGCGGCAGCTTCAACCTGGACGCGCAGCTGCCGTTCGAGGGGACAGAGCTGCAGCAGGTGCGTGACCTCGACATGCAGTACAGCCAGATGAGGGCGCCCGGGGTCTACGGGGGCGTGACCTTCAGCCTCGTCATGGGCGTGGTCTCTCTTCTGTTCGTGGTCTCGGGGGGGAAGCCTGCCTACGCCTTGCCACGCAGGCTGCTGATCGGCACGCTGGCGTTCCAGGCGGCGGGGGCGGTGGCGTACGTGGTCGCCGTGGCGCTCTACCTCCACTTCGTGACTGGCGTCAACTCGACGGACGTGTGCAAAAAGCGGGAGCGGCTCTACGCCGGGCGGGGCCACACCTGGATGAACTGCAGCGTGAGCGGCGGCGACGCGGCCGTGGCGCTGTTCGGCGTGATCACGGCGATCCTGTACGCGGCCGGAGCATTCCTAACGTACGTCACGCTCCGCAACGTCACCGACTTCCAccgggagcagcagcagcgcaacagcacccgcacacacacacacacgccgtcCGACACAAACACGCAGTACTCCGATAAAACCTACATCTGA
- the mcm3l gene encoding DNA replication licensing factor MCM3-like has product MDAGFEDLELREAQREYLDFLDDDQDQGVYHEKVRSMVSEGRCRLIVNINDLRRRNEKRAKLLLKSAFSELVAFQKALKDLVSSIDATYSKQFEEFHVGFEGSFGSKHVSPRTLSARFLGNLVCVEGIVTKCSLVRPKIMRSVHYCPATKKTLERKYTDLTSLDAFPSSAIYPTKDEENNPLETEFGLCCYKDHQTLTVQEMPEKAPAGQLPRSVDIIANDDLVDRVKPGDRVQLVGVYRCLPAKQGGFTTGTFRTILLASNIKLMSKEIVPTFSADDISKIKKFCKAHSKDVFEQLSRSLAPSIHGHEYIKKAILCLLLGGNETNLENGTRIRGDINILLIGDPSVAKSQLLRYVLFTAPRAIPTTGRGSSGVGLTAAVTTDQETGERRLEAGAMVLADRGVVCIDEFDKMSDMDRTAIHEVMEQGRVTIAKAGIQARLNARCSVLAAANPVYGRYDQYKTPMENIGLQDSLLSRFDLLFIVLDNMDPDSDREISEHVLRMHRYRPPGEPEGAAMPLGSTVDVFATEDPNVIEATEQELQIYEKKDAVLHGHRKKKEKIVTMEFIRKYIHVSKMVKPVLTQEASDYIAEEYSKLRSHDQVNNDSARTMPVTARALETMIRLATAHAKARMSKTIELNDAEAAIELMQFAYFKKILEKVKKRKVQEDGDVEMVASQDSQSQRSTRKHGLLSKDDLDRTEMEDPSDPYSFTEEDQSLSSQASKPPSQKMGVDVSKDRIKVFKSALLKAFKVTRSQSVAVPDLLTLINQGQSDLFQPHEIRQLLNRMQDDNQVMVSEDVVFLI; this is encoded by the exons ATGGATGCTGGGTTCGAGGATCTGGAGCTGCGAGAGGCACAGAGGGAGTACTTGGACTTCTTGGATGATGAT CAAGACCAGGGTGTCTACCATGAGAAGGTCCGGAGCATGGTGTCTGAGGGACGGTGTCGTCTCATCGTCAACATCAACGACCTGCGCCGGAGAAACGAAAAGCGGGCTAAACT GCTGCTGAAGAGTGCGTTTAGTGAGCTGGTGGCCTTTCAGAAGGCACTGAAGGACCTTGTCTCCTCCATTGATGCAACCTACAGCAAGCAGTTTGAGGAGTTCCACGTTGGGTTTGAGGGAAGCTTTGGCTCCAAGCATGTGTCTCCCCGGACGCTCAGTGCTCGTTTCCTTGGCAACCTGGTGTGCGTGGAGGGAATAGTTACCAAAT GTTCTCTGGTTCGGCCAAAGATCATGAGGAGCGTCCATTACTGTCCAGCAACTAAGAAGACCCTGGAGAGGAAGTACACTGACCTCACGTCTCTCGACGCCTTCCCGTCCAGCGCCATCTACCCTACGAAG GATGAGGAGAACAACCCCCTGGAGACTGAATTCGGCCTGTGCTGCTACAAAGACCACCAGACCCTGACCGTGCAGGAGATGCCGGAGAAGGCGCCCGCCGGTCAGCTTCCCCGCTCCGTCGACATCATCGCCAACGACGACCTGGTGGACCGTGTCAAGCCTGGTGACCGGGTGCAGCTGGTGGGCGTCTATCGCTGCCTGCCTGCCAAGCAGGGGGGCTTCACCACTGGGACGTTCAG GACCATCCTCCTGGCCAGCAACATCAAGCTCATGAGCAAGGAGATCGTCCCCACCTTCTCTGCAGACGACATCAGCAAGATTAAGAAGTTCTGCAAGGCCCACTCAAAA GACGTGTTCGAGCAGCTGAGCCGTTCCCTCGCTCCAAGTATCCACGGCCATGAGTACATTAAGAAGGCCATCCTCTGCCTGCTGCTCGGGGGCAACGAGACCAACCTGGAGAACGGCACGCGAATCCGGGGGGACATCAACATACTACTAATAG GTGATCCATCGGTTGCAAAGTCGCAGCTGCTTCGCTACGTGCTGTTCACGGCACCAAGGGCGATTCCAACCACTGGGCGTGGCTCGTCCGGAGTTGGATTAACAGCCGCTGTAACAACCGACCAGGAGACTG GTGAAAGGCGTCTGGAGGCGGGGGCCATGGTGCTGGCCGACAGAGGGGTGGTGTGCATCGACGAGTTCGATAAGATGTCGGACATGGACCGCACGGCCATTCACGAGGTGATGGAGCAGGGCCGGGTCACCATCGCCAAGGCTGGCATCCAAGCGAGGCTCAACGCCCGCTGCAGCGTGCTGGCGGCCGCCAACCCCGTGTACGGCAGG TACGACCAGTATAAAACCCCCATGGAGAACATCGGGCTGCAGGACTCTCTGCTCTCTCGTTTTGACCTGCTCTTCATCGTCCTGGACAACATGGATCCCGACAGCGACCGCGAGATTTCGGAGCATGTGCTCCGCATGCACCGCTACCGGCCACCGGGCGAGCCAGAAGGAGCAG CGATGCCTCTGGGCAGCACGGTGGACGTGTTTGCCACCGAGGACCCCAACGTCATCGAGGCGACAGAACAGGAGCTGCAGATCTACGAGAAGAAAGATGCAGTCCTGCATGGCCACCGCAAGAAAAA AGAGAAGATCGTGACCATGGAGTTCATCCGCAAGTACATCCACGTGTCCAAGATGGTGAAACCGGTCCTCACGCAGGAGGCTTCCGACTACATCGCGGAGGAGTACTCCAAGCTCCGCAGCCACGACCAAGTCAACAACGACTCGGCCCGG ACCATGCCGGTCACCGCTCGCGCCCTGGAAACGATGATCCGGCTGGCCACGGCTCACGCGAAAGCCCGGATGAGCAAAACCATCGAGCTGAACGACGCCGAAGCTGCAATCGAGCTGATGCAGTTCGCTTATTTCAAAAAG ATCCTAGAAAAAGTGAAGAAGCGGAAGGTTCAAGAGGACGGTGACGTGGAGATGGTGGCTTCCCAGGACTCCCAGAGCCAGAGGAGCACAAG GAAGCATGGTCTCCTTTCTAAGGACGACTTGGACCGGACTGAGATGGAAGACCCTTCAGATCCTTACAGCTTCACAGAGGAGGATCAGA GCCTGTCCAGTCAAGCTTCTAAACCTCCATCTCAGAAGATGGGGGTGGATGTCAGCAAGGACAG GATAAAGGTGTTCAAATCCGCCCTGCTGAAGGCGTTTAAAGTGACCCGTTCCCAGTCGGTTGCAGTTCCGGACCTCCTGACCCTCATCAACCAGGGTCAGTCAGATCTTTTCCAGCCACATGAGATCAGACAGCTGCTCAACCGCATGCAGGATGACAACCAGGTCATGGTGTCCGAGGACGTGGTCTTCCTCATCTGA
- the mep1ba gene encoding meprin A subunit beta: MFLIMHSDHIWAVGQETSEMLYNIHHTRPDPDLCPAGEVDVDAGRDLDIFEINAEAGLDLVEGDIMQDETEDRNSIVGEQFRWPHTIPYTLEDSLEINAKGVVLKAFEQYRLKTCIDFKPWSGEDNYISVFKGSGCFSSVGNRHVGQQTLSIGSNCDRLATVEHEFLHALGFWHEQSRSDRDDYVGIVWDQIQTGKEHNFNLYDDGVSSSLGVPYDYGSMMHYSKTAFRKGEEPTIVTKIPEFMDVIGQRMEFSDSDLLKLNRLYNCTSSSLFLDSCSFEEASVCGMIQRSEVSSQWRRVRSAAEGPDSDYTVNGRCEGGGFFMHFTADHARSAVLESRLLYPRHRSQCLQFYLYNSGGAAYQLRVWVQEYEKDGSTGPRRHLQTISGGPQHSWELLHVTLSASRKFRVQFEGVRGEGPSSGGLSLDDVNLSETQCPHHTWHIRNFTHLLDTTPPGTRIYSPRFVSREGYAFQVGLYVNGHEDSPDNMAVYFHLTSGPNDDQLKWPCPWRQATIALMDQNPDIRKRMTNQRMFTTDPSKTTTDDAGQVEYFWDNPKKVGSLVTGPDGTRYYRGPGTGTSAFLTHGRLKSRDFIKANGAIFLLTLEDLSSLVPAAVVRDDGHQVRSASEGTAGGGSAATMAAGVFVAAVMLLVAVATAFYYGKKNRKREREAEQGTELENK, from the exons ATGTTCCTGATTATGCATTCCGATCACATTTGGGCCGTGGGTCAGGAGACGTCAGAAATGTTATATAATATTCACCACACACGCCCTGACCCTGACCTCTGCCCTGCAGGCGAGGTTGATGTGGACGCCGGGAGGGACCTTGACATCTTCGAGATAAACGCCG AGGCGGGACTGGATTTGGTGGAGGGGGACATCATGCAGGACGAG ACTGAAGATAGAAACTCCATCGTCGGAGAGCAGTTTCGCTGGCCACACACCATACCCTACACCCTGGAGGACAGTCTCG agaTAAATGCTAAAGGAGTTGTCCTGAAGGCCTTCGAACAGTACAGACTGAAAACCTGCATCGACTTCAAGCCCTGGAGCGGGGAGGACAACTACATCTCCGTCTTTAAAGGATCAGG ATGTTTCTCCTCCGTGGGGAACCGCCACGTCGGCCAACAGACGCTGTCCATCGGCAGTAACTGTGACCGCCTGGCGACGGTGGAGCACGAGTTCCTGCACGCCCTCGGCTTCTGGCACGAGCAGTCGCGCTCCGACCGAGACGACTACGTCGGCATCGTGTGGGACCAAATCCAGACCG GGAAGGAGCACAACTTCAACTTGTACGACGACGGCGTATCGAGCTCGCTCGGCGTCCCCTACGACTATGGGTCCATGATGCACTACAGCAAGACGGCTTTTcggaagggggaggagcctacCATTGTCACCAAGATACCCGAGTTCATGGATGTGATTGGTCAACGCATGGAGTTCAGCGACAGTGACTTACTGAAGCTCAACAGACTTTATAACTGCA CCTCCTCGTCCCTGTTCCTGGATTCCTGCTCGTTCGAGGAGGCCAGTGTGTGCGGGATGatccagaggtcagaggtcagcagcCAGTGGAGACGTGTGAGAAGCGCCGCTGAAGGGCCTGACAGTGACTACACAGTCAACGGCCGCTGTGAGG GAGGCGGCTTCTTCATGCACTTCACTGCTGACCACGCCCGCAGCGCTGTTCTGGAAAGCCGCCTGCTGTACCCGCGCCACCGGTCCCAGTGCCTGCAGTTCTACCTGTACAACAGCGGCGGCGCTGCATACCAGCTCCGGGTGTGGGTGCAAGAGTACGAGAAGGATGGCAGCACAGGGCCTCGTCGCCACCTGCAGACCATCAGTG GGGGTCCACAGCACTCCTGGGAGCTCCTCCATGTGACCCTCAGCGCTTCCAGAAAGTTCCGGGTGCAGTTTGAGGGAGTCCGAGGGGAGGGGCCATCATCCGGGGGGCTCTCCCTGGACGACGTGAACCTGTCAGAGACGCAGTGTCCACACCACACCTGGCACATCCGCAACTTCACCCACCTGCTGGACACCACACCCCCGGGCACCAGGATCTACAGCCCGCGCTTCGTCTCCAGAGAGGGCTACGCCTTTCAGGTCGGACTGTACGTCAACGGCCACGAGGACAGCCCCGACAACATGGCGGTTTACTTCCACCTCACCTCCGGGCCTAACGATGACCAGCTGAAGTGGCCGTGTCCATGGCGACAAGCTACGATAGCACTGATGGACCAGAACCCCGACATCCGGAAGAGGATGACCAATCAGAGGATGTTCACCACAGACCCCAGCAAGACAACTACAGATG ATGCAGGACAGGTGGAGTATTTCTGGGACAACCCAAAGAAGGTGGGCAGTCTGGTGACAGGACCTGATGGAACTCGGTACTACCGCGGACCCGGCACGGGAACCAGCGCCTTCCTCACGCACGGGCGCTTGAAGAGCCGGGACTTCATCAAGGCCAACGGTGCCATCTTCCTCCTCACACTCGAGG ATCTGTCCTCGCTGGTGCCAGCGGCGGTTGTGCGTGATGACGGTCACCAGGTGAGATCTGCGAGCGAGGGGACTGCCGGCGGCGGCTCTGCGGCGACGATGGCGGCTGGGGTTTTCGTGGCAGCGGTTATGCTGCTGGTTGCTGTGGCGACTGCTTTTTACTATGGGAAGAAGAacaggaagagagaaagagaagcagaaCAAGGGACAGAGctggaaaataaatga
- the rnf125 gene encoding E3 ubiquitin-protein ligase RNF138, with translation MDQDQDQDCPVCRAPLREPSRTRACSHVFCASCLRQALQERMHCPICRTPVDTRDIIPVPRVSRVRQAREAASRAFRILPSSDLTATIQPVSAGIQRRINQLRTSNSTDQTNPGPASSVAPPIFRPYQAPPQSTTPIPAVFFSPQSSAPPLHPSLASVLLADVDSSEDEDEEDDMQELMDERALLDHNGPRRLNEMMVFTCPYCNEGGLDELDMLDHCNNNHHHDNRSVVCPICVSLPHGDPNYHSRNFIGHLNLRHNYYHQDITDINQSDAMNEQAALLDSYKTLSQKPA, from the exons atggaccaggaccaggaccaggactgTCCGGTGTGCAGGGCTCCACTGCGAGAGCCGTCACGTACCAGGGCCTGCAGCCATGT GTTCTGTGCCAGCTGTCTGCGTCAGGCGCTGCAGGAGAGGATGCACTGTCCCATCTGCAGGACACCAGTGGACACCCGAGACATAATACCCGTGCCCAGAGTGTCCCGTGTACGCCAAGCGAGGGAAGCG GCCAGCAGGGCGTTTCGGATTCTGCCCTCCTCTGACCTGACAGCCACAATCCAGCCCGTCTCCGCCGGCATTCAAAG ACGGATCAACCAGCTGAGGACCTCAAACTCAACAGATCAGACCAATCCTGGCCCGGCATCTTCTGTGGCTCCTCCTATCTTCAGACCTTACCAAGCACCTCCTCAGTCGACCACACCCATCCCAGCCGTGTTCTTCAGCCCTCAATCATCAGCGCCCCCCCTCCATCCGAGCCTGGCTTCTGTGCTCCTGGCAGACGTTGACTCCAgcgaggatgaagatgaagaggacgA CATGCAGGAGCTGATGGACGAGCGGGCACTTCTGGACCACAATGGACCCAGGCGCCTCAACGA GATGATGGTGTTCACTTGTCCCTACTGTAATGAGGGCGGTTTGGATGAACTGGATATGCTGGATCATTGTAACAACaaccatcaccatgacaacagaagTGTG GTCTGTCCAATCTGTGTGTCTCTGCCCCATGGAGACCCGAACTACCACAGCCGCAACTTCATCGGCCACCTGAACCTCCGACACAACTACTACCACCAAGACATTACA GACATCAACCAGAGTGATGCCATGAATGAACAGGCTGCTTTGCTGGATTCATATAAAACGCTCAGTCAGAAACCAGCctga
- the trappc8 gene encoding LOW QUALITY PROTEIN: trafficking protein particle complex subunit 8 (The sequence of the model RefSeq protein was modified relative to this genomic sequence to represent the inferred CDS: deleted 1 base in 1 codon): MAQRTQSVQEFIQDAFVPMVAVLCSDDAEKVTRKNSLSFPELLRPFCRLTSEGHLRDPNNQLVLVKNLRISVTGVNLRPPHPAALRANLAHVVAQSQPPDTGSANVITAGEYDLNISATTPWFEAYRENFLQSMPASEHEFLNHYLACMLVVSSSEAVPMEEFLKLSQEQHKIQHSGEYAHPRWFIPNTLKYYVLLHDLSQGDQQRAESVYEDMKQRYGSQACYLLKINSRQGGAAADEQIPDPWSQYLNRSSTFTQDVYDGGVSADLNSMGNDINSDMDATDSTKDTVSNNLADHPLQLDQAAEPTFPGDAGEPAGNAEVERLQKGGASTLNTLHGAWLTLNDHDRIRQFVQEFTFRGLLPHIEKNIRQLNDQLLSRKGLSRSLFSATKKWFGGGKVPEKSINELKNTAGLLYPPEAPELQIRKMADLCFLVQHYELAYSCYHTAKKDFLSDQAMMYAAGSLEMAAVSAFLQTAAPRPYPAHYMDTAIQTYRDVCRNMLLAERCALLSSEVLKSQAKYSEAATLLIKMTSEDSDLRSALLLEQAAHCFINMRNPMVRKFAFHMILSGHRYSKAGQRQHALRCYCQALQVYRGKGWSLAEDHINFTIGRQSFTLRQPGSAAAAFRHILVNDSQQSPVQQAAFLREYLYVYKSSGESGSESVLPQLPLPYLNSARMRVFFGHERRPAEGEKQAATHVTLDQECDADLSRLWVRLEEQVVALVNRGVVPTSFQPTQACLSHTTDNLRFPLAVVEEPITVELSLRNPLKVPLLLTHMSLLWKFTAKDFSQSQSPVAGESVSNEKEALDPKVVPKNDIIATEVIPQFFMSPEETKVARLKLLPHQTGELRVLGVVYNLGTADMTNGSAEGLQAADLWVRGRQDVELQGARLNQTKEDKTSVKYGPDHRLDPIITPPMPLLEVFFLRFPTALLCSELRKAWVEFVNVSAVPLSGLRVVSTHPNFFTLGGSGSAHTPLSPSSSEHCSAYKTVAAPPSTVAKVTRVSEAEFRADVAGVMEVPLPGGVLGPGEALQLPMWLRGPDSEGVHEIHFLFYYEHAQKNGKLSHRVLRHTAVICASRSLCVRATACCSNTVHVSPTRRQTSRPDEQSGSMLLFVDVENINTNEAGVREFHIVQVSSSSRIWRLHTCINPTGDKDSKLANRERGKLCFRVSRSRSQDDADEKLVFADLNLGNEQIVSSSTPCADFFFRRGPAPVQAKLGVTLGQEVAPVGGADSSLGIIRKCSEIELDIIVLWKAYMVEDNKQLILEGQLHVALQRIGKEACSFTQREENQEMVLLKFKPEPPPPLARPSLEQLSHLIKTCLQYPETYQHQFLQKSICMVPVTLMLSNCSMAQVDVIIDLRHKSTSPDSLEVSGVFVWLGQTQYKLQLAAQEVRRVCLRACFTRPGVYNLGVLRVFAKLAQASSLCETSQQNALPSLIIINSA; encoded by the exons ATGGCGCAGCGCACGCAGTCGGTGCAGGAGTTCATCCAGGACGCGTTCGTCCCGATGGTCGCCGTCCTGTGCAGCGACGACGCGGAGAAAGTGACCCGCAAAAACAGCCTGAGCTTCCCGGAGCTGCTGCGGCCCTTCTGCCGACTCACGTCCGAAG GACACCTCCGGGACCCCAACAATCAGCTGGTGCTGGTGAAGAACCTGCGCATCAGCGTGACCGGCGTCAACTTGCGCCCACCCCACCCTGCGGCGCTCCGCGCCAACCTGGCACACGTGGTGGCCCAGAGCCAGCCCCCCGACACGGGCAGCGCCAACGTCATCACGGCCGGAGAGTACGACCTCAACATCAGCG CTACCACCCCCTGGTTTGAGGCGTACAGGGAGAACTTCCTCCAGTCCATGCCCGCGTCTGAACACGAGTTCCTCAACCACTACCTGGCCT GCATGCTGGTGGTGTCGTCCAGCGAGGCCGTCCCCATGGAGGAGTTCCTGAAGCTGTCGCAGGAGCAGCACAAGATCCAGCACAGCGGCGAATACGCACACCCCCGCTGGTTCATCCCAAACACGCTCAAATACTACGTCCTGCTGCACGACCTCAGCCAGGGAGAccagcagag GGCGGAGAGCGTGTACGAGGACATGAAGCAGCGCTACGGCTCCCAGGCGTGTTACCTGCTGAAGATCAACTCCAGACAGGGCGGGGCGGCGGCCGACGAGCAGATCCCAGACCCGTGGAGCCAGTACCTGAACAGGAGCAGCACGTTCACCCAG gacgTGTACGACGGAGGCGTGTCTGCTGATCTGAACAGTATGGGGAATGACATCAACTCTGACATGGATGCCACCGACTCTACCAAAG ATACGGTCTCCAACAACCTGGCCGACCACCCGCTGCAGCTGGACCAGGCGGCCGAACCCACCTTCCCCGGCGACGCCGGCGAGCCTGCGGGCAACGCCGAGGTGGAGCGGCTGCAGAAGGGTGGCGCCAGCACGCTCAACACCCTGCATGGGGCGTGGCTCACGCTGAACGACCACGACCGGATACGGCAGTTTGTTCAGGAGTTCACCTTCAGAGGGCTTCTGCCGCACATCGAGAAGAACATACGGCAGCTGAATGAccag CTGCTCTCCAGGAAGGGTCTGAGCAGGTCGCTCTTCTCTGCCACCAAGAAGTGGTTTGGTGGAGGGAAAGTTCCGGAGAAAAGCATCAACGAACTGAAAAACACTGCTGGACTTCT CTACCCTCCTGAGGCGCCCGAGCTGCAGATCCGCAAGATGGCCGACCTGTGCTTCCTGGTGCAGCACTACGAGTTGGCGTACAGCTGCTACCACACGGCCAAGAAGGACTTCCTCAGTGACCAGGCCATGATGTACGCCGCGGGGTCGCTG GAAATGGCCGCGGTTTCGGCCTTTCTGCAGACTGCCGCTCCCAGGCCGTATCCGGCACACTACATGGACACGGCGATACAGACGTACAGGGACGTCTGCAG GAACATGCTGCTGGCCGAACGCTGCGCTCTGCTCAGCTCCGAGGTCCTGAAGAGCCAGGCCAAGTACTCGGAGGCGGCGACGCTGCTGATCAAGATGACCAGCGAG GACTCGGACTTGCGTAGCGCCCTCCTGCTGGAGCAGGCCGCCCACTGCTTCATCAACATGCGGAACCCGATGGTGAGGAAGTTCGCGTTCCACATGATCCTGTCGGGACACCGGTACAGCAAAGCCGGACAG AGGCAGCACGCGCTGCGCTGCTACTGCCAGGCACTGCAGGTGTACCGCGGGAAGGGCTGGTCCCTGGCGGAGGACCACATCAACTTCACCATCGGCCGCCAGTCCTTCACCCTGCGCCAGCCCggcagcgccgccgccgccttccGCCACATCCTCGTCAACGACAGCCAGCAGAGTCCCGTCCAGCAAGCCGCCTTCCTCAGGGAGTACCTCTACGTCTACAAG TCCTCAGGGGAGTCTGGGTCCGAGAGCGTGTTGCCCCAGCTGCCCCTGCCCTACCTCAATAGCGCCCGGATGCGCGTGTTCTTCGGCCACGAACGGAGACCAGCAGAAG gtgAAAAACAGGCCGCAACCCACGTGACCCTGGACCAAGAGTGTGACGCCGACCTCTCTCGCCTCTGGGTCCGGCtggaggagcaggtggtggCCTTGGTGAACAGGGGCGTGGTCCCAACCTCGTTCCAGCCCACCCAGGCCTGCTTGAGTCACACGACTGACAACCTGCGATTCCCGCTCGCCGTCGTCGAGG AGCCAATCACCGTGGAGCTGTCGCTCCGCAACCCCCTGAAGGTGCCGCTGCTTCTCACCCACATGTCCCTGCTGTGGAAATTCACAGCCAAGgatttcagccaatcacagagccCGGTGGCCGGCGAGTCGGTCAGCAATGAGAAAGAGGCTCTCGATCCGAAG GTTGTGCCCAAAAATGACATCATTGCAACTGAAGTCATTCCACAGTTCTTCATGAGTCCAGAGGAGACCAAAGTG GCTCGGCTGAAGCTGTTGCCCCATCAGACAGGCGAGCTGCGCGTCCTCGGGGTCGTTTACAACCTGGGCACAGCGGACATGACTAATGGATCAGCAgaag ggctcCAGGCTGCTGATCTGTGGGTGAGAGGTCGTCAGGATGTGGAGCTTCAGGGAGCTCGACTCAACCAGACTAAAGAGGACAAAACCAGCGTGAAATATGGTCCAGACCACCGGCTTGACCCCATCATAACACCACCCATGCCACTGCTTGAG gtgttctTCCTGCGCTTCCCTACGGCGCTGCTGTGCAGCGAGCTGCGGAAGGCGTGGGTG GAGTTTGTAAACGTGAGCGCCGTGCCGTTGTCCGGGTTACGCGTCGTCTCCACCCACCCGAATTTCTTCACCCTCGGCGGGTCAGGCTCCGCCCACACGcccctctccccctcctcctccgagCACTGTTCCGCCTACAAGACCGTGGCCGCCCCGCCCTCCACCGTTGCCAAGGTGACGCGGGTTTCGGAGGCGGAGTTCAGAGCGGATGTGGCCGGCGTGATGGAAGTGCCGTTGCCGGGCGGAGTCCTCGGGCCCGGGGAGGCACTTCAGCTGCCCATGTGGCTCAGGGGGCCGGACTCTGAGGGCGTGCACGAGATCCACTTCCTGTTCTATTACGAGCATGCACAGAAAAACGGCAAACTCAG TCACAGGGTTCTACGGCACACGGCGGTGATTTGTGCGAGTCGTTCTCTGTGCGTGCGCGCCACCGCCTGCTGCAGCAACACCGTCCACGTGTCCCCCACACGGCGCCAAACCAGCAGGCCAGACGAGCAGAGCGGCAGCATGCTGCTGTTCGTGGACGTGGAGAACATCAACACC AACGAGGCAGGTGTACGAGAGTTCCACATCGTCCAGGTGTCCAGCAGTAGTCGCATTTGGAGACTTCACACGTGCATTAACCCCACCGGAgacaaag ACTCTAAGTTGGCgaacagagagagggggaagtTGTGTTTCAGAGTGAGCAGGAGCAGATCTCAAGATg ATGCTGATGAGAAGCTGGTCTTTGCCGACCTGAATCTTGGGAATGAGCAG ATCGTGAGCTCGTCCACTCCCTGTGCAGATTTCTTCTTCCGTCGAGGCCCCGCCCCTGTTCAGGCGAAGCTGGGCGTAACTCTGGGACAGGAAGTTGCcccggtgggcggggctgacAGCAGCTTGGGCATCATTAGGAAGTGCAGCGAAATAGAGCTGGACATCATTGTCCTCTGGAAG GCGTACATGGTGGAGGACAATAAACAGCTCATCCTGGAGGGGCAGCTTCACGTGGCACTGCAGAGAATTGGCAAAGAAGCCTGTTCATTCACACAGagagag GAGAACCAGGAGATGGTCCTGTTGAAGTTTAAGCCGGAACCTCCTCCCCCCCTGGCCCGACCCTCCCTGGAGCAGCTGTCTCACCTCATTAAGACCTGCCTACAGTACCCCGAAACCTACCAGCATCAGTTCCTACAgaagag TATATGTATGGTTCCAGTCACACTGATGCTGTCCAACTGCTCGATGGCTCAGGTTGATGTGATCATCGACCTCCGACACAAATCCACCAG ccCGGACTCGCTGGAGGTGTCCGGAGTGTTCGTGTGGCTGGGACAGACTCAGTACAAGCTGCAGCTGGCCGCGCAGGAAGTGCGGCGCGTGTGCCTGCGCGCCTGCTTCACCCGGCCCGGCGTCTACAACCTGGGCGTGCTGCGCGTCTTCGCCAAGCTGGCCCAGGCCAGCAGCCTCTGTGAGACGAGCCAACAGAACGCCCTGCCCTcgctcatcatcatcaacagCGCCTGA